The Streptomyces achromogenes genome window below encodes:
- a CDS encoding STAS domain-containing protein — protein sequence MKIAARDAATGPVIEVVGDLDYATAHELRDFVARTALRPGQRVVLDLARLEFCDSSGITALIAVRNHAAAAGADVALAAVPANTLRVLRIVGLDQVFPLHPDAHAATGDRPTTAPPR from the coding sequence GTGAAGATCGCCGCTCGCGACGCGGCCACCGGTCCCGTGATCGAGGTGGTCGGCGACCTCGACTACGCCACCGCGCACGAGCTGCGCGACTTCGTCGCCCGGACCGCCCTGCGTCCCGGCCAGCGCGTGGTCCTCGACCTGGCGCGACTGGAGTTCTGCGACTCCAGCGGCATCACCGCCCTGATCGCGGTCCGCAACCACGCGGCCGCCGCCGGGGCCGACGTCGCCCTGGCCGCCGTGCCCGCCAACACGCTGCGCGTCCTGCGGATCGTCGGACTCGACCAGGTCTTCCCCCTCCACCCCGACGCGCACGCGGCCACCGGCGACCGCCCCACCACCGCGCCGCCCCGATAG
- a CDS encoding alpha/beta fold hydrolase: MDIRRRNNVVITGRPDGPVVVLAHGFGCDQNMWRLTVPALAEHYRVVLFDYVGSGRSDLTAWDEERYSTLQGYAQDVVDVCEELDLRDAAFVGHSVSAMVGVLAARAAPERIGSLVMVAPSPRYIDTAGYRGGFSAEDIDELLASLESNYLGWSAAMAPVIMGNPERPELGEELTHSFCATDPDIARAFARTTFLSDSRDDLKTVVVPTLVLDCVQDVIAPREVGAYVHAEIPGSTLVTLPATGHCPQLSAPQATNAAVLDFLRALR; encoded by the coding sequence ATGGACATTCGTCGCAGGAACAACGTCGTGATCACCGGTCGGCCGGACGGACCGGTGGTCGTCCTGGCCCACGGGTTCGGCTGCGACCAGAACATGTGGCGACTGACGGTCCCCGCCCTCGCCGAGCACTACCGGGTCGTCCTGTTCGACTACGTCGGCTCGGGCCGCTCGGACCTCACCGCGTGGGACGAGGAGCGGTACTCGACCCTTCAGGGCTACGCACAGGACGTCGTCGACGTCTGCGAGGAACTGGATCTGCGGGACGCCGCCTTCGTCGGGCACTCGGTCAGCGCGATGGTCGGGGTGCTCGCCGCGCGGGCGGCGCCGGAACGGATCGGATCCCTGGTGATGGTGGCCCCGTCGCCCCGCTACATCGACACCGCCGGCTACCGCGGCGGGTTCAGCGCCGAGGACATCGACGAGCTGCTGGCGTCGCTGGAGTCGAACTACCTGGGCTGGTCCGCGGCCATGGCCCCGGTCATCATGGGCAACCCCGAGCGGCCGGAGCTGGGGGAGGAGCTGACGCACAGCTTCTGCGCCACCGACCCCGACATCGCCCGCGCCTTCGCCCGGACCACGTTCCTGTCCGACTCCCGCGACGACCTCAAGACCGTGGTCGTGCCGACCCTGGTCCTCGATTGCGTCCAGGACGTCATCGCCCCGCGAGAGGTCGGCGCCTACGTGCACGCCGAGATCCCCGGCTCCACCCTGGTGACGCTGCCCGCCACCGGCCACTGCCCGCAGCTGTCCGCCCCGCAGGCCACCAACGCGGCCGTCCTCGACTTCCTGCGCGCCCTGCGGTGA
- a CDS encoding TioE family transcriptional regulator — MGKNLQSGGQLRPIDLARGHGLSTQAVRNYEEAGILPAADRTAHGYRTYTPSHARALSAFLALVPGHGHATATAIMRAVNAGALDEAFRCVDESHARLLEDRRTLQAVERALRDLTPATAAAPAPGAAPPRAAGLFIGPLARQLGIRPATLRAWERAGLVRPRRDPVTGYRVYDEADVRDVRMAHQLRRGGYLLEQIAPLITQVRAAGGPEPLVGALGDWHRRLSARGRALLSGAAELEAYLRERG, encoded by the coding sequence GTGGGAAAAAACCTTCAAAGCGGCGGACAGCTCAGGCCGATCGACCTGGCGCGCGGGCACGGCCTGTCCACGCAGGCCGTCAGGAACTACGAGGAGGCCGGCATCCTGCCGGCCGCCGACCGCACCGCCCACGGCTACCGCACCTACACACCGTCGCACGCACGGGCCCTGTCCGCGTTCCTGGCCCTCGTGCCCGGTCACGGCCACGCGACGGCCACGGCGATCATGCGGGCCGTGAACGCGGGCGCGCTCGACGAGGCCTTCCGCTGTGTCGACGAAAGCCACGCGCGACTGCTGGAGGACCGAAGGACGCTCCAGGCCGTGGAACGCGCCCTGCGCGACCTGACGCCCGCCACGGCAGCAGCACCCGCACCCGGCGCCGCGCCCCCGCGGGCCGCCGGCCTGTTCATCGGGCCGCTGGCGAGACAGCTCGGCATCCGGCCCGCGACCCTGCGCGCATGGGAGCGCGCCGGTCTGGTGCGCCCGCGCCGCGATCCGGTGACCGGGTACCGGGTCTACGACGAGGCCGATGTGCGGGATGTGCGCATGGCGCACCAACTCAGGCGCGGTGGCTACCTGTTGGAGCAGATCGCGCCGCTGATCACCCAGGTGCGGGCGGCCGGCGGTCCGGAGCCGCTGGTGGGTGCGCTGGGCGACTGGCACCGCCGGCTGTCCGCGCGCGGGCGGGCCCTGCTCAGCGGGGCCGCCGAGCTGGAGGCGTACCTGCGCGAGCGCGGATGA
- a CDS encoding PP2C family protein-serine/threonine phosphatase: MCPAGESPEPYGADAASTDAAFTALLEDSAEDLYESAPCGYLSTLMDGTIAKINTTLLGWLGLERRAVVGRMRFTDLLTVGGKLYHETHFAPLLQMKGEISGIALEMRKAGGGRIPVLVSSVVKHGSEGEPLLIRTTVFDASDRRSYEEELLRRKREAEQAHRQAEADRARLKEALAALQQSLLPATLPEVPGVETAVYYHTAAPDRLGGDFYDLFALDGSRWAFFLGDVCGKGPRAAAVTSLTRYTLRAAALHDPDPVTALTTLNTVLHERYTGGDPRYCTAIFGILTRDPDTGRVAVSLASGGHPPALVIRGDGETDFLPTPGGLLVGVLPQATFTPATTTLGPGDTLLLYTDGLTEARTGPDRADLYGDHALRDFVAAHAAASPHGIVKALTGLLEGLGDGVDDDTALLAIGVPGIGPAPRPAMDHSRGTP; the protein is encoded by the coding sequence ATGTGCCCCGCCGGAGAAAGCCCGGAGCCCTACGGGGCGGACGCCGCGTCGACCGACGCCGCGTTCACCGCGCTGCTCGAGGACAGTGCCGAGGACCTGTACGAGTCCGCGCCCTGCGGATACCTGTCGACGCTGATGGACGGCACCATCGCCAAGATCAACACGACGCTGCTGGGCTGGCTCGGCCTGGAGCGCCGGGCGGTGGTGGGCCGCATGCGGTTCACCGACCTGCTCACCGTGGGCGGCAAGCTGTACCACGAGACGCACTTCGCGCCGCTGCTGCAGATGAAGGGCGAGATCAGCGGCATCGCGCTGGAGATGAGGAAAGCCGGCGGCGGACGCATACCGGTCCTGGTCTCCTCCGTCGTCAAGCACGGCAGCGAGGGCGAGCCGCTGCTGATCCGCACCACCGTCTTCGACGCCTCCGACCGCCGCTCCTACGAAGAGGAACTGCTGCGCCGCAAGCGGGAGGCCGAGCAGGCGCACCGGCAGGCGGAGGCCGACCGGGCCAGGCTCAAGGAGGCCCTGGCCGCGCTGCAGCAGTCCCTGCTCCCCGCGACCCTGCCGGAGGTGCCGGGCGTGGAGACGGCCGTGTACTACCACACGGCGGCGCCGGACCGGCTCGGCGGCGACTTCTACGACCTCTTCGCCCTGGACGGCAGCCGCTGGGCGTTCTTCCTCGGCGACGTGTGCGGCAAGGGCCCCAGGGCCGCCGCGGTCACCTCGCTAACCCGCTACACCCTGCGGGCGGCGGCCCTGCACGACCCCGACCCCGTCACCGCGCTCACCACCTTGAACACGGTGCTGCACGAGCGCTACACCGGCGGCGACCCGCGCTACTGCACGGCGATCTTCGGCATCCTCACCCGCGACCCGGACACCGGTCGCGTCGCCGTCAGCCTGGCGTCCGGCGGCCATCCGCCCGCCCTCGTCATCCGCGGCGACGGCGAGACGGACTTCCTGCCCACTCCCGGAGGGCTCCTGGTCGGCGTGCTGCCCCAGGCCACCTTCACGCCCGCCACCACCACCCTCGGACCCGGCGACACGCTCCTGCTGTACACCGACGGTCTGACCGAGGCGCGCACCGGACCCGACCGCGCTGACCTGTACGGCGATCACGCCCTGCGCGACTTCGTCGCCGCTCACGCCGCCGCGTCACCGCACGGCATCGTCAAGGCACTGACCGGCCTGCTGGAGGGCCTCGGGGACGGAGTCGACGACGACACCGCGCTGCTCGCCATCGGCGTCCCCGGCATCGGTCCGGCACCCCGGCCGGCAATGGATCACTCGAGAGGAACACCGTGA
- a CDS encoding erythromycin esterase family protein, translating into MATDLTDTARALEAAAVMKLLARRPRLLALGEPTHGEDTLLDVRNELFRQLVEEEGYRTIAIESDCLAGLVVDDHVAFGAGTLDDVMERGFSHGLGASAANRELVRWMREFNEGRTVDDRLRFAGFDGPLEITGGASPRQALTALHAHLAARVDPDLLPCTAEQLDRLLGADDRWPDPAAMRDPSRSVGRTPEARELRLIADDLVALLDEQTPHPTATTSRDERDRARLYGRAAVGLLRYHHWTADTSPGRMTRLVGLRGRMLADNLLALAERGPVLAHAHNAHLQREESSMRLAGRKVRWWSAGALANARLGEEYAFLATAVGTIRGRGVDAPAPDTVEGLLYALPHDRCVVDAPRLAAALGDPRPTPRVSPWFGYAPLDPAHLAGADALVYVRDLEEG; encoded by the coding sequence ATGGCAACTGACCTCACGGACACCGCCCGTGCCCTCGAAGCGGCCGCCGTCATGAAGCTGCTCGCACGGCGGCCCCGGCTGCTCGCCCTGGGCGAGCCCACCCACGGCGAGGACACCCTGCTCGACGTGCGCAACGAGCTGTTCCGGCAGCTCGTCGAAGAGGAGGGCTACCGCACCATCGCGATCGAGAGCGACTGTCTGGCGGGTCTGGTCGTCGACGACCACGTCGCCTTCGGCGCCGGGACCCTCGACGACGTCATGGAGCGCGGGTTCAGCCACGGACTCGGCGCCTCCGCGGCCAACCGCGAGCTCGTGCGCTGGATGCGCGAATTCAACGAGGGCCGGACCGTGGACGACCGGCTGCGCTTCGCCGGATTCGACGGCCCGCTGGAGATCACCGGCGGCGCGAGCCCCCGGCAGGCCCTCACCGCGCTGCACGCCCACCTCGCCGCCCGGGTGGATCCGGACCTGCTCCCCTGCACCGCGGAACAGCTCGATCGTCTCCTCGGCGCCGACGACCGGTGGCCGGACCCGGCCGCCATGAGGGACCCGTCGCGGTCCGTCGGCCGGACGCCCGAAGCCAGGGAACTGCGGCTGATCGCCGACGACCTCGTGGCGCTGCTCGACGAGCAGACCCCGCACCCGACCGCGACGACCTCACGGGACGAGCGGGACCGCGCCCGCCTCTACGGACGCGCCGCCGTCGGTCTGCTGCGCTACCACCACTGGACGGCCGACACCTCACCGGGCCGCATGACCCGGCTGGTCGGCCTGCGGGGCCGGATGCTGGCCGACAACCTGCTCGCCCTCGCCGAGCGGGGGCCGGTCCTGGCGCACGCCCACAACGCGCATCTCCAGCGGGAGGAGAGCTCGATGCGGCTGGCCGGACGGAAGGTGCGGTGGTGGAGCGCCGGCGCGCTGGCGAACGCCCGCCTGGGCGAGGAATACGCGTTCCTGGCCACCGCCGTCGGCACGATCCGCGGTCGCGGAGTGGACGCCCCGGCGCCGGACACCGTCGAAGGACTCCTGTACGCCCTCCCGCACGACCGCTGTGTCGTCGACGCCCCCCGCCTCGCCGCCGCACTCGGCGACCCGCGTCCCACCCCCCGGGTGTCCCCCTGGTTCGGCTACGCGCCTCTCGACCCGGCCCACCTCGCCGGCGCTGACGCGCTCGTCTACGTCAGGGACCTCGAGGAGGGATAG